One part of the Nocardioides zeae genome encodes these proteins:
- a CDS encoding SDR family oxidoreductase produces MEEQRDGRTAVVTGGTSGIGRALAVRLGQEGVRVVVAGRDERRGAAVVEEVTALGGRAEFVATDVTVDADVRRLAERASADGPLDLWFSNAGTEGPIGPMATWDETALRQVLDVNLLGVLSGLRHAADHLRRGGAVVNTASFVGTALAVPIAVPYAAAKAGVVAAGRSAAPLLADAGIAVYTLCPWVIDTPMVDRLTGGAPDDKAGFAAGFAPSGRLTTTDEVAQAAWDLVEGRIAASSGDAFLVDAGPTVTRLRA; encoded by the coding sequence ATGGAGGAGCAGCGGGACGGTCGGACGGCCGTGGTCACCGGAGGCACGAGCGGCATCGGCCGCGCACTCGCCGTGAGGCTGGGGCAGGAGGGTGTGCGGGTCGTCGTGGCCGGGCGCGACGAGCGGCGGGGGGCCGCCGTCGTGGAGGAGGTCACGGCGCTGGGTGGCCGTGCCGAGTTCGTGGCCACGGACGTGACCGTCGACGCCGACGTCCGGCGGCTCGCCGAGCGGGCGAGCGCGGACGGGCCGCTCGACCTCTGGTTCTCGAATGCGGGCACGGAGGGTCCGATCGGACCCATGGCCACCTGGGACGAGACCGCGCTGCGCCAGGTGCTCGACGTCAACCTCCTCGGGGTGCTCTCCGGCCTGCGCCACGCGGCGGACCACCTGCGCCGCGGGGGAGCGGTGGTCAACACCGCCTCCTTCGTGGGTACGGCGCTGGCGGTGCCCATCGCGGTGCCGTACGCCGCGGCGAAGGCGGGCGTGGTCGCCGCCGGTCGGAGCGCGGCGCCGCTCCTCGCGGACGCGGGGATCGCGGTCTACACGCTCTGCCCGTGGGTCATCGACACCCCGATGGTCGACCGGCTGACGGGTGGCGCGCCGGACGACAAGGCCGGGTTCGCCGCCGGCTTCGCCCCGAGCGGTCGCCTGACGACGACGGACGAGGTCGCGCAGGCCGCGTGGGACCTCGTCGAGGGCCGGATCGCGGCGAGCAGCGGCGACGCGTTCCTCGTCGACGCCGGCCCGACGGTGACCCGCCTGCGGGCCTAG
- a CDS encoding adenylate/guanylate cyclase domain-containing protein: MVCATCALPLLAGARFCAGCGTAAPAPCTSCSGVLPPGARFCPACGREVGAPTTPAVGAGTTAPVAQRRVVSVLFCDLVGFTGLAARRDPEEVRELLTAYFDRARQIVARYGGTIEKFIGDAVMAVWGVPTAHEDDAERSVRAGLDLVDAVARLGEDLDAPALASRVGIVTDEVAVTVGAVGQGMVAGDPVNVAARVQAAATPGSVWCDHATARLVASIFDVRDRGEHDLKGKTEPVRLHVVAGASPTTTTGLDRSDVPLVGRGRDLALLQQLFHAAEEERRPRMAVVAGTAGIGKSRLARELEAYVEGLPHAVLWHSGRCVSYGDGVAFSALSATVRVRAGIPDDAEPAEARERLHAVLCDVVQDVAERRWMEAHLLRLLGLAPEGEELVDVGRDDRFAAWSLWFERISERHQAPVVWIVEDAHHADAGFLDFVGHLVSRGRFPGFVVVLARPELLDGRPRLATSGRTAVLNLERMTPEQLRSLLDELVDGLPDAVAELLVRRSEGLPLFAVETVRALHDQDLLEPTGQPQRPPLRWRPTVDPAAVESMRAPTSLQLLVASRLDLLTAAPRRVVDAAAVLGQTFTVAGLCALTGADPHEVEAQVADLCTRELFVRVTDRLSADHGRIAFVQPTVRTVAYEGQARRDRAHLHLAAVNHLEGLPGARGELGAVIVQHLHDAYTLLPAADPRRGALGERLVAWLATAMAHAAEMGAAQEVLHLGDQLLARADGLTTAAVRARIAMAEAATDLAHLDVVVDVLEPVLAEPAPVTATPDDRARAAALASRAHGLRGDVAAQGAALRSFTGPDGLEGVGPGAAAILCMQAMQWHETCADWSSALVWRDLMSTHAERSGQPPVVAVTLSAAAQSVSLRGQHLMARELRRLAVDYARSHLLTAQLTHSLLVALAFGIADDVQQAVAIGEEAVATATRAGNRPLLEQIVSNQVLALRLAGRWTELDALAGSHPDLEDHVADMMARVQRALAAETRGRPAEALAHLDAPVREGLDGYDRLWLDAIHALRCHLEGDHAEALDRAERLCGLALHHCGLVDDYPHHLTMVAPWFLAAGEHDRLRALLAPTLHETGLTPLLQAQALWLRAALEDADPSSVVEDQAVDALFEQAVEALEAVGAATDLARAEAARRARAARRRPSVP; this comes from the coding sequence GTGGTCTGCGCGACGTGCGCACTGCCCCTGCTCGCGGGAGCCCGCTTCTGCGCCGGCTGCGGCACGGCCGCACCCGCGCCCTGCACCTCCTGCTCCGGCGTGCTGCCTCCGGGCGCGCGGTTCTGTCCCGCCTGCGGACGGGAGGTCGGTGCCCCGACCACGCCGGCGGTGGGAGCGGGGACGACCGCGCCCGTGGCGCAGCGCCGGGTGGTCTCGGTCCTCTTCTGCGACCTCGTGGGATTCACCGGCCTGGCAGCACGTCGAGACCCCGAGGAGGTGCGCGAGCTGCTGACGGCGTACTTCGACCGGGCGCGGCAGATCGTGGCGCGCTACGGGGGGACCATCGAGAAGTTCATCGGGGACGCCGTGATGGCGGTCTGGGGCGTCCCCACGGCTCACGAGGACGACGCCGAGCGGTCCGTCCGCGCCGGTCTCGACCTCGTCGACGCCGTGGCGCGGCTGGGCGAGGACCTCGACGCTCCCGCACTGGCGTCGCGGGTGGGCATCGTGACCGACGAGGTGGCCGTCACCGTCGGGGCCGTCGGGCAGGGCATGGTCGCCGGCGACCCGGTCAACGTCGCCGCCCGCGTGCAGGCCGCCGCGACCCCGGGGAGCGTCTGGTGCGACCACGCCACGGCGCGTCTCGTAGCGAGCATCTTCGACGTGCGCGACAGGGGCGAGCACGACCTCAAGGGGAAGACCGAGCCCGTGCGCCTGCACGTGGTCGCCGGCGCGAGCCCCACCACGACGACGGGGCTCGACCGCTCGGACGTCCCGCTCGTCGGCCGGGGGCGGGACCTGGCCCTGCTCCAGCAGCTGTTCCACGCCGCCGAGGAGGAGCGACGTCCACGGATGGCCGTCGTCGCGGGCACCGCGGGCATCGGCAAGTCACGGCTCGCCCGCGAGCTCGAGGCCTACGTCGAGGGCCTCCCCCACGCGGTCCTGTGGCACAGCGGCCGCTGTGTGTCGTACGGCGACGGCGTCGCCTTCTCCGCCCTGAGCGCTACCGTCCGGGTGCGCGCGGGGATCCCCGACGACGCCGAGCCCGCCGAGGCGCGCGAGCGGTTGCACGCGGTCCTCTGCGACGTGGTGCAGGACGTCGCCGAGCGGAGGTGGATGGAGGCCCACCTGCTGCGACTGCTGGGCCTGGCGCCCGAGGGCGAGGAGCTCGTCGACGTCGGTCGGGACGACCGGTTCGCCGCCTGGAGCCTGTGGTTCGAGCGGATCTCCGAGCGCCACCAGGCACCCGTCGTGTGGATCGTCGAGGACGCCCACCACGCCGATGCCGGGTTCCTCGACTTCGTCGGCCACCTCGTGTCCCGGGGCCGCTTCCCCGGGTTCGTGGTCGTGCTGGCCCGTCCGGAGCTGCTCGACGGACGCCCCCGCCTCGCGACCTCCGGGCGCACCGCGGTGCTCAACCTCGAACGGATGACCCCGGAGCAGCTGCGCTCGTTGCTCGACGAGCTGGTCGACGGCCTGCCCGACGCCGTGGCCGAGCTGCTGGTGCGCCGCTCGGAGGGCCTCCCGCTCTTCGCCGTGGAGACCGTGCGCGCGCTGCACGACCAGGACCTGCTCGAGCCGACGGGGCAGCCCCAGCGGCCACCGCTGCGCTGGCGTCCGACGGTCGACCCCGCAGCGGTGGAGTCGATGCGCGCTCCCACCAGTCTCCAGCTGCTCGTCGCCAGTCGCCTCGACCTCCTCACGGCCGCACCACGTCGGGTCGTCGACGCCGCCGCGGTGCTGGGCCAGACCTTCACCGTCGCCGGGTTGTGCGCGTTGACGGGGGCAGACCCGCACGAGGTGGAGGCCCAGGTGGCCGATCTCTGCACGCGCGAGCTCTTCGTGCGCGTGACCGACCGCCTCAGCGCCGACCACGGCCGGATCGCGTTCGTGCAGCCGACGGTGCGGACCGTGGCCTACGAGGGTCAGGCGCGTCGCGACCGGGCCCACCTGCACCTGGCGGCGGTGAACCACCTCGAGGGTCTTCCCGGTGCACGGGGCGAGCTGGGCGCCGTGATCGTGCAGCACCTCCACGATGCCTACACGCTGCTCCCCGCGGCGGACCCGCGGCGCGGTGCGCTCGGCGAGCGGCTGGTGGCGTGGCTGGCCACGGCGATGGCCCATGCCGCGGAGATGGGAGCCGCGCAGGAGGTCCTGCACCTCGGCGACCAGCTGCTGGCGCGCGCCGACGGCCTGACGACCGCTGCCGTCCGCGCGCGGATCGCGATGGCCGAGGCCGCCACCGATCTCGCGCACCTCGACGTCGTCGTGGACGTTCTCGAGCCGGTGCTCGCGGAACCCGCCCCGGTCACCGCCACCCCCGACGACCGCGCTCGTGCGGCGGCCCTCGCGAGCCGTGCCCACGGCCTGCGCGGCGACGTGGCGGCGCAGGGTGCGGCGCTCCGGTCCTTCACCGGGCCCGACGGACTCGAGGGCGTGGGTCCGGGAGCCGCCGCGATCCTCTGCATGCAGGCCATGCAGTGGCACGAGACGTGCGCCGACTGGTCCTCGGCGCTCGTCTGGCGCGACCTGATGTCGACCCACGCCGAGCGGAGCGGGCAGCCGCCCGTCGTGGCCGTGACGTTGAGCGCCGCAGCCCAGTCCGTCAGCCTCCGGGGCCAGCACCTCATGGCCCGTGAGCTGCGTCGGCTCGCCGTGGACTACGCACGCTCGCACCTCCTCACCGCGCAGCTGACGCACAGCCTGCTGGTGGCGTTGGCGTTCGGGATCGCCGACGACGTCCAGCAGGCCGTGGCCATCGGCGAGGAGGCCGTCGCCACGGCGACGCGTGCGGGCAACCGTCCGTTGCTCGAGCAGATCGTCTCCAACCAGGTGCTCGCCCTGCGGCTGGCCGGACGGTGGACCGAGCTCGACGCGCTCGCCGGGAGCCATCCCGACCTCGAGGACCACGTCGCCGACATGATGGCGCGGGTGCAGAGGGCGCTCGCCGCGGAGACGCGGGGGCGTCCGGCCGAGGCCCTCGCGCACCTCGACGCCCCGGTCCGGGAGGGTCTCGACGGTTACGACCGGCTGTGGCTCGACGCGATCCACGCCCTGCGCTGCCACCTCGAGGGCGACCACGCCGAGGCGCTCGACCGGGCGGAGCGCCTCTGCGGCCTCGCCCTGCACCACTGCGGTCTCGTCGACGACTACCCGCACCACCTCACGATGGTCGCCCCGTGGTTCCTCGCCGCGGGAGAGCACGACCGCCTCCGGGCCCTGCTCGCGCCGACGCTCCACGAGACCGGCCTCACCCCGCTGCTGCAGGCGCAGGCCCTGTGGCTCCGCGCTGCGTTGGAGGACGCCGATCCCTCGTCGGTGGTCGAGGACCAGGCGGTGGATGCCCTCTTCGAGCAGGCGGTCGAGGCACTGGAGGCCGTGGGCGCCGCCACCGACCTCGCGCGCGCGGAGGCCGCGCGGCGCGCCCGCGCCGCCCGCCGCCGACCCTCCGTGCCCTGA
- a CDS encoding cyclic nucleotide-binding domain-containing protein, which translates to MAAPEDAGRRAAGPTRRSRRLSIGAVLAETRSALVTVVRNADLRRVQLALVTSLVGDFACATAVTVWAYTVGGASAVALLTAARLAAAAVTAPLAAVVSDRVSRRTALLVTSGLRALLIGAAAAYLVTGADDPWPVYVLATLAGVFAAPFRSAQRAWMPALADDPRELAAANAASGTLESLAVFVGPALGGLLLLVASVPVVLALNVATFALSMLLIARVRRGGRRADDPDGPDGPGGAPSPGSGFLRELSAGFVTVGQDPDLRNVAGQVCAQTFVGGASKVFLVVLAVEVLGTDAGGVGLLEAVLGVGAVVGGLLTLARASRQRLGGDLAAGVLLWSLPLLAVAAWPSPVALVVALVVVGAANPVVDVNLDTIVQRMTPEATMARVFGALDTCYIATQALGSLVMAPLLVLVGVRWSLVVVAVPVAAVAALSLPRMRRLDARLEAPAALPLVQQVPWFRLLAPAVQESLARSLRRVEAGPGATLVREGDPADAFFVIASGRVEVTQEGRVLRQQGPGDFFGEIALVRDIPRTASVVALEPTVVMSLGRHEFLAAVAGRPRSLVEEVAASRLAFRG; encoded by the coding sequence GTGGCCGCACCGGAGGACGCCGGTCGTCGCGCCGCAGGGCCGACGCGGCGGTCGCGACGCCTGTCGATCGGTGCCGTGCTGGCCGAGACCCGCAGCGCGCTCGTGACCGTCGTCCGCAACGCCGACCTACGGCGAGTACAGCTCGCCCTGGTGACCTCCCTCGTCGGTGACTTCGCGTGCGCCACGGCCGTGACCGTCTGGGCCTACACGGTCGGCGGAGCGAGCGCCGTCGCGCTGCTCACTGCTGCCCGCCTCGCGGCCGCTGCCGTCACGGCACCCCTGGCGGCCGTCGTCAGCGACCGGGTCAGCCGTCGCACCGCCCTCCTCGTCACCTCGGGCCTCCGGGCCCTCTTGATCGGTGCGGCCGCGGCGTACCTCGTCACCGGGGCGGACGACCCGTGGCCCGTCTACGTGCTCGCCACGCTCGCGGGGGTCTTCGCGGCGCCGTTCCGTTCCGCGCAGCGCGCCTGGATGCCGGCGCTCGCGGACGACCCTCGCGAGCTGGCCGCCGCGAACGCGGCCAGCGGCACCCTGGAGAGCCTCGCGGTCTTCGTCGGTCCGGCGCTGGGGGGACTGCTCCTGCTCGTCGCCAGCGTGCCGGTGGTGCTCGCGCTGAACGTCGCCACCTTCGCGCTGTCGATGCTGCTCATCGCTCGGGTACGCCGCGGTGGGCGGCGTGCGGACGACCCGGACGGCCCGGACGGCCCGGGGGGTGCGCCCTCGCCGGGATCCGGCTTCCTGCGGGAGCTCAGCGCCGGGTTCGTCACCGTCGGGCAGGACCCGGACCTCCGGAACGTCGCCGGCCAGGTGTGCGCGCAGACCTTCGTCGGGGGAGCGTCGAAGGTGTTCCTGGTCGTCCTCGCCGTCGAGGTGCTGGGCACGGACGCCGGGGGCGTCGGTCTGCTCGAGGCGGTGCTCGGGGTCGGCGCGGTCGTCGGGGGACTGCTGACCCTGGCACGTGCGTCGCGCCAGCGCCTCGGTGGTGACCTGGCGGCCGGCGTGCTGCTGTGGTCCCTGCCCCTGCTGGCGGTGGCCGCCTGGCCCTCGCCGGTCGCGCTGGTGGTCGCGCTCGTGGTCGTGGGAGCCGCCAACCCCGTGGTCGACGTCAACCTCGACACGATCGTGCAGCGCATGACTCCCGAGGCCACGATGGCACGCGTGTTCGGGGCCCTCGACACCTGCTACATCGCCACCCAGGCCCTCGGCTCGCTCGTGATGGCCCCCCTGCTCGTGCTGGTCGGGGTGCGCTGGTCGCTGGTCGTGGTGGCGGTCCCGGTGGCGGCCGTGGCCGCGCTGAGCCTGCCGAGGATGCGGCGGCTGGACGCCCGCCTCGAGGCACCTGCGGCGCTGCCGCTGGTGCAGCAGGTGCCCTGGTTCCGGCTGCTCGCCCCCGCGGTGCAGGAGTCGTTGGCCCGCTCGCTGCGTCGCGTGGAGGCGGGTCCCGGCGCCACGCTCGTGCGGGAGGGCGACCCGGCCGACGCGTTCTTCGTCATCGCCTCGGGACGCGTGGAGGTCACCCAGGAGGGGCGGGTGCTCCGCCAGCAGGGACCGGGCGACTTCTTCGGCGAGATCGCGCTGGTCCGCGACATCCCGCGCACGGCCAGCGTCGTCGCCCTCGAGCCGACGGTCGTCATGAGCCTCGGCCGCCACGAGTTCCTCGCCGCCGTGGCCGGGCGGCCCCGTTCGCTGGTGGAGGAGGTCGCGGCCAGCCGGCTGGCGTTCCGCGGCTGA
- a CDS encoding sugar diacid recognition domain-containing protein, whose amino-acid sequence MAGAPGTGDGLDPALAQRVVDAVAPTLQQDLNLMDVDGTVVASTDADRIGQPHRAAREVAATGRPVRVTRVADGVGDRPGANVPLELDGRIAGVVGVTGDPEAVEPVARLVALAVGLLLAREREHDSGTETRTRARELVATLVSPTASPVAVQDRLDRLGLGRGPWAIGVWASREVAGDGVAVPPARAEHAVTAVNDRRDATAPCAVVLDGLLWAVAGHGRRLDRGLGGTATRRVVVDDLADVEELAGWAPDLRALGQRGRLLPTAEEEPGWRAEVAIGVAHLPERSRRRWARTVERLSPVQRETVAVVARSSSPAAAAEQLVVHRNTLLQRVDRIRALTGLDLGRPDEAAVLLAAVHALRSLSAG is encoded by the coding sequence ATGGCGGGAGCACCGGGGACGGGCGACGGGCTCGACCCCGCGCTGGCGCAGCGGGTCGTCGACGCCGTGGCGCCGACCCTCCAGCAGGACCTCAACCTCATGGACGTCGACGGCACGGTCGTCGCGTCCACCGACGCGGACCGGATCGGGCAGCCGCACCGTGCGGCCCGCGAGGTGGCGGCGACGGGCCGCCCGGTCCGGGTGACCCGCGTGGCCGACGGGGTGGGGGACCGGCCCGGTGCCAACGTCCCGCTCGAGCTCGACGGCCGCATCGCCGGGGTCGTCGGCGTCACCGGCGACCCGGAGGCGGTCGAACCGGTCGCGCGGCTGGTCGCGCTGGCCGTGGGCCTGCTGCTGGCCCGGGAGCGGGAGCACGACAGCGGCACCGAGACCCGCACCCGAGCCCGCGAGCTGGTCGCCACGCTCGTGTCGCCCACCGCGTCGCCCGTCGCGGTGCAGGACCGGCTGGACCGCCTCGGTCTCGGTCGGGGACCGTGGGCGATCGGGGTCTGGGCCAGCCGCGAGGTCGCCGGGGACGGGGTGGCCGTCCCCCCGGCCCGTGCCGAGCACGCCGTCACCGCGGTCAACGACCGCCGGGACGCCACGGCCCCGTGCGCCGTGGTCCTGGACGGGCTCCTGTGGGCGGTCGCCGGCCACGGCCGCCGGCTCGACCGAGGTCTCGGCGGTACGGCGACGCGTCGGGTCGTCGTCGACGACCTCGCCGACGTCGAGGAGCTGGCCGGGTGGGCCCCCGACCTGCGCGCGCTCGGGCAGCGGGGTCGGCTGCTGCCGACGGCGGAAGAGGAGCCGGGCTGGAGGGCGGAGGTCGCGATCGGGGTGGCGCACCTCCCCGAGCGGAGCCGGCGCCGGTGGGCGCGCACCGTGGAGCGGCTCTCGCCGGTGCAGCGGGAGACCGTGGCGGTGGTGGCGCGTTCGTCCTCGCCCGCCGCGGCGGCGGAGCAGCTCGTCGTGCACCGCAACACCCTGCTCCAACGTGTCGACCGCATCCGTGCGCTCACGGGCCTCGACCTCGGTCGCCCCGACGAGGCCGCGGTGCTGCTCGCGGCGGTGCACGCGCTCCGGTCGCTGTCGGCCGGCTAG
- a CDS encoding glycerate kinase — protein MTSSRRRPRVVVVPDSFKGSATAAEVAEAMAAGVRAAARASDGPEPEVRAVPFADGGEGTLDALLDAWGSTPRLVAATDALGRPARARWGLAPDGATAIVEAAEVNGLPQVSDVPLQPLAATTRGVGTVVRAALDAGCSELLLCIGGSATTDGGAGLLRELGVRFLDVDGRELPDGGGALERLHRVDAEGLDPRAAAVRWRIACDVTNPLVGERGAAAVFSPQKGATPVDVAILDRGLRRLAAVLLAVTGVDVADLPGAGAAGGLPAGLHALLGAELAPGGDLVAAAVGLPDLLADADLVLTGEGRLDQQSFHGKVVDTVRRLTPAPVPVVAVAGSVTATTEEIDAAGLTAAFSIARGPASLDELRAGAVEAVTATTTQVVRVWLASRTTSD, from the coding sequence ATGACCTCGTCCCGACGCCGGCCCCGGGTGGTCGTCGTGCCCGACTCCTTCAAGGGCAGCGCCACCGCCGCCGAGGTCGCCGAGGCGATGGCCGCAGGTGTCCGCGCCGCGGCCCGGGCCTCGGACGGACCCGAGCCGGAGGTCCGCGCGGTCCCGTTCGCCGACGGCGGCGAGGGCACGCTGGACGCGCTCCTCGATGCCTGGGGGTCGACGCCCCGCCTCGTCGCCGCGACGGACGCGCTCGGCCGCCCGGCCCGGGCGCGCTGGGGCCTCGCGCCCGACGGGGCGACCGCGATCGTGGAGGCGGCCGAGGTCAACGGACTGCCCCAGGTGAGCGACGTACCGCTGCAGCCCCTCGCGGCGACGACCCGGGGCGTCGGCACGGTCGTCCGCGCCGCCCTCGACGCCGGCTGCTCGGAGCTGCTGCTCTGCATCGGTGGGTCCGCCACGACCGACGGCGGTGCCGGTCTCCTGCGCGAGCTCGGCGTCCGCTTCCTCGACGTCGACGGCCGGGAGCTCCCCGACGGCGGGGGTGCGCTGGAGCGGCTCCACCGCGTCGACGCCGAGGGGCTCGACCCCCGGGCCGCGGCGGTGCGCTGGCGGATCGCGTGCGACGTGACGAACCCCCTCGTCGGGGAGCGCGGAGCGGCGGCCGTGTTCTCGCCGCAGAAGGGAGCGACACCCGTCGACGTCGCCATCCTCGACCGGGGTCTGCGGCGCCTGGCCGCGGTGCTCCTCGCGGTGACCGGGGTCGACGTCGCCGACCTCCCCGGCGCCGGCGCGGCCGGCGGCCTGCCCGCCGGTCTGCACGCCCTCCTCGGGGCGGAGCTCGCTCCCGGCGGGGACCTCGTGGCCGCGGCGGTCGGCCTGCCGGACCTGCTCGCCGACGCCGACCTCGTCCTCACCGGCGAGGGGCGGCTCGACCAGCAGTCCTTCCACGGCAAGGTCGTCGACACGGTCCGCCGGCTCACCCCGGCGCCCGTCCCCGTCGTCGCCGTGGCGGGATCGGTCACCGCGACGACCGAGGAGATCGACGCGGCCGGGTTGACCGCCGCGTTCTCGATCGCCCGGGGCCCCGCGTCGCTCGACGAGCTCCGGGCGGGCGCCGTCGAGGCCGTCACCGCCACCACGACCCAGGTGGTGCGGGTGTGGCTCGCGAGCCGGACGACATCGGACTGA
- a CDS encoding ATP-binding protein has product MVERPMSSGVEPAGWSVVSAAGDWVDLDLPHGAEAVPLARKALREAFAARMAAAAEGAADQECALDVGRAEDVLQDVLIVAGELVINAVDHGRPGVLGTVRLSWRSHEGRVYLRMTDAGYDPAFSQGLRERGDPASIRGRGLFMVDAICEQWSVASDPATATTQVTACLAGCARRS; this is encoded by the coding sequence ATGGTCGAGCGCCCGATGTCGTCCGGCGTCGAGCCCGCCGGGTGGAGCGTCGTGAGCGCCGCGGGGGACTGGGTCGACCTCGACCTCCCGCACGGCGCGGAGGCCGTGCCCCTGGCCCGGAAGGCGCTGCGGGAGGCGTTCGCCGCCCGGATGGCCGCCGCCGCGGAGGGCGCGGCGGACCAGGAGTGCGCCCTGGACGTCGGGCGGGCGGAGGACGTGCTGCAGGACGTCCTGATCGTGGCCGGGGAGCTCGTCATCAACGCCGTGGACCACGGTCGTCCGGGGGTGCTCGGCACCGTCCGCCTGTCGTGGAGGTCGCACGAGGGTCGCGTCTACCTGCGGATGACGGACGCCGGCTACGACCCCGCGTTCAGCCAGGGGCTGCGCGAGCGGGGCGACCCCGCGTCGATCCGGGGCCGCGGCCTGTTCATGGTGGACGCGATCTGCGAGCAGTGGTCGGTCGCGAGCGACCCGGCCACCGCGACCACCCAGGTGACGGCCTGCCTGGCGGGGTGCGCCCGCAGGTCGTGA
- a CDS encoding BLUF domain-containing protein, with amino-acid sequence MISLTYLSSAIEPMSPDELEDLLTQSRAANHDAGLTGALLYADGSFVQTLEGPDEAVHATFGRILADNRHRGLFIVLNEQITERAFPEWTMGFRRIDGVEAQRLPGFSDYLRTNREMGLATPAGRGAEVFHQVFREGLR; translated from the coding sequence ATGATCTCGTTGACCTACCTCAGCAGCGCCATCGAGCCGATGTCCCCCGACGAGCTCGAGGACCTGCTGACGCAGTCGCGCGCGGCCAACCACGACGCCGGCCTGACCGGGGCGCTGCTCTACGCCGACGGCAGCTTCGTGCAGACCCTCGAGGGGCCGGACGAGGCCGTCCACGCCACCTTCGGCCGCATCCTCGCCGACAACCGGCACCGCGGACTGTTCATCGTGCTCAACGAGCAGATCACGGAGCGGGCGTTCCCCGAGTGGACGATGGGGTTCCGGCGGATCGACGGTGTCGAGGCGCAGCGGCTGCCGGGCTTCTCCGACTACCTGCGCACGAACCGCGAGATGGGACTGGCGACGCCCGCCGGGCGCGGCGCCGAGGTGTTCCACCAGGTGTTCCGCGAGGGGCTGCGCTGA
- a CDS encoding LCP family protein gives MSVTPPSPSGRRAAPKRRARSKRRHTVATVITATAAILCMVTALGVAFTVRQFDNGINTFGNEAEALGDRPDKVDADTPEEPLNILLVGSDANNPDNGARSDTTIIMHLSGDRDFAYGVSLPRDALVDRPECLAPDGTDVPGEKMVMFNTAYSEGGALCTQKTVESLTDIRIDATIEMDFGGFEDMVDAINGVEICLTEPIRASRYNKALPKEGTFTANGEEALIYVRERHQLSINGDVGRMKRQQAFLASMANKVVSAETLTNPVRVRNFVTAVRDSMTITEEYGSIQKLADIAVGFNGIGLDNINFLTVPNEEYSEDRNRLVWTDEADDLWTLIREDKPLTSEFLTGAIGAEESGGSVNTGEPTASPTDPGSTTTAPSTTDPTDTATDSDPTDDEEFNAEEFAADNGLC, from the coding sequence GTGTCCGTCACACCCCCGAGCCCCTCCGGCCGTCGCGCCGCCCCCAAGCGCCGCGCGCGGTCGAAGCGTCGGCACACGGTGGCGACCGTCATCACGGCGACCGCCGCGATCCTGTGCATGGTGACGGCGCTCGGCGTGGCCTTCACGGTGCGTCAGTTCGACAACGGCATCAACACGTTCGGCAACGAGGCGGAGGCCCTCGGTGACCGTCCGGACAAGGTCGACGCTGACACCCCGGAGGAGCCGCTCAACATCCTCCTCGTGGGCTCCGACGCCAACAACCCCGACAACGGGGCGCGCTCCGACACCACGATCATCATGCACCTCTCGGGCGATCGGGACTTCGCGTACGGCGTGAGCCTCCCGCGCGACGCGCTCGTCGACCGTCCCGAGTGCCTCGCGCCGGACGGCACGGACGTGCCCGGCGAGAAGATGGTCATGTTCAACACGGCCTACAGCGAGGGCGGCGCCCTCTGCACGCAGAAGACGGTCGAGTCGCTCACCGACATCCGCATCGACGCGACCATCGAGATGGACTTCGGCGGGTTCGAGGACATGGTCGACGCCATCAATGGTGTCGAGATCTGCCTGACCGAGCCGATCCGGGCGAGCCGCTACAACAAGGCGCTGCCGAAGGAGGGCACCTTCACGGCGAACGGCGAGGAGGCGCTCATCTACGTGCGCGAGCGCCACCAGCTCTCCATCAACGGCGACGTCGGCCGCATGAAGCGGCAGCAGGCGTTCCTCGCGTCGATGGCCAACAAGGTGGTGTCGGCGGAGACGCTGACCAACCCGGTCCGGGTCCGGAACTTCGTCACGGCGGTCAGGGACTCGATGACCATCACCGAGGAGTACGGCAGCATCCAGAAGCTCGCCGACATCGCGGTCGGCTTCAACGGCATCGGCCTGGACAACATCAACTTCCTCACGGTCCCCAACGAAGAGTACTCCGAGGACCGCAACCGCCTCGTCTGGACCGACGAGGCCGACGACCTGTGGACCCTCATCCGCGAGGACAAGCCGTTGACGTCGGAGTTCCTCACCGGCGCCATCGGTGCCGAGGAGAGCGGCGGCAGCGTCAACACCGGCGAGCCGACGGCATCGCCGACCGACCCGGGCAGCACCACCACGGCTCCCTCGACCACGGACCCGACGGACACCGCGACCGACAGCGACCCGACGGACGACGAGGAGTTCAACGCCGAGGAATTCGCCGCCGACAACGGTCTCTGCTGA